Below is a window of Janthinobacterium lividum DNA.
GCAAACGGCCAAGCACGTCGTGAAATAAGAAACCAGTCAGCCGGTTTCAGTAGTCAGTAACACACCTCAGTTGCGGCGCAGCACCCCGGGCCACTCCCGGCGCTCACCGCGGCGAGCTGTCAGCATCACCCCAACACGATCTCTCCCGGAGTCCCTGCATGTCCCTGCACCGCCGTTTGCTTGCCGCCAGCCTGATCCTTGCCTTGAGCGCTTGCGCCGACATGGGCCATATCGCGCCGCAATCGGCCTTGCTCGACGCCAACAAATTGCAAGCGAGCCAGGCCATGGATGCCGCCGCCAGCGCCGCCATACAATGGCCGCGCACGCAATGGTGGCAAGACTTGCACGATCCCCAATTGAACCGTTTGATGGACCAGGCGCTGGCCGACAGCCCCACCCTGCGCGGCGCCCAGGCGCGCGTGCGCCAGGCCGAGGCGCTGGCCGGTGCGGCCGAGGACAAGACCCGCCCGCAGGCGGACGCGGCCGTCTCCATCAACCGCGAACTGTATTCGCAGCACGGCAGCACGCCCGCGCCGCTGGCCGGCAACTATGCCTGGCGCAACCAGGCCACCGTCACGGCCTCGTACGACCTGGACCTGTGGGGCCGCAACCGCGCCGCCCTGTCCGCCGCCCTGGGCGACGTGCAGATGGCGTCGGCCGAATCGCAGATGGCCCGCCTGGCCCTGGAAACGGCGCTGGTGCGCACCTACATCCAACTATCGTATGAATTCCAGCTGCAGGATGTGATCGAACGCAGCCTGGCGCAGCGCGCCCGCATCCTCGACATCACGCGCCAGCGCAAGGCCGCCGGCATCGGCACCGACATCGACGTGGCGCAGATCGAAACCACCTTGCCGGCGGGCCGCCGCCAGCTGGAGCAGTCGGCCGAGTCACTGGCCTTGCTGCGCAACCAGCTGGCGGCCCTGGCGGGCAAGGGGCCGGCAGCCGGCGCGGCGCTCACGCGCCCCGTGCTGCGCCTGGACCAGCCGCTGGCCATTCCCGCCGCCCTGCCCGCCGACCTGATCGGCCGCCGGCCCGACATCGCCGCCCAGCGCTGGCGAGTGGAAGCGGCGGCGCAGCGCATCGATGCGGCCAAGGCCGAGTTTTACCCGAACGTCAACTTGGTGGCCTTTGCCGGCTTCCAGGCCTTCGGCTTCAGCCACTTCCTCGACGCCAATTCGCAGATCCGCGGCGCCTCGCCCGCCCTGAGCCTGCCCATCTTTGCCGGCGCCCGCCTGCGCGCCCAGCTGGGCAGCCAGACGGCCGTGTACGACGGCGCCGTGGAGCAGTACAACGCCACCGTCATCAACGCCATGTCGGACGTGGCCAATGCCGTCACCAAGGCACAATCGCTGGCCAGGCAGCACCAGCTGACCGTGCAGGCGCTGGCCACGGCGCAGCGCGCGCGCGACCTGGCGGAAAAGGCGTACAAGGCGGGCATGAGCGACGCCATCAACATGCTCAACACGCAAGTGGCGCTGCTGGCGGAAGAACAGCAGCAGGCGCAGAATGGGGCACGCGAACTCGAGCTGTACGTTTCCTTGATGAATGCACTGGGAGGCGGCATCTAAGCTTGCAATCCTGGCATTGCCCTAGCCCAACAAGATACAATCGGAACTTTATTCACACATGAAGGAATATGACATGACCGCTTTTGACGCCACCTCCAAGCGGCTGCAAAACATCCGCACGCGCATGCCAGGCTTCCCCCATGGAACTGATGCGCCTGTTGCGCATGACGTACCACATTCAAAAAGGCATGAAGGACTTGACCAATGCCGCGCTGAAAAAGCACGACCTGGTCGATGCCAGCTACATGGTGCTGGCCGTGCTGTACGGCACGGACGATGAAACCTCGAACGCCTGCACCCTGGGCATGGCTTGCCATGAAAAGCCGGCCAACCTGACGCGCGTGTGCAACGACCTGGAAACGCGCGGCCTGATCCACCGCGGCACCCGCCCCGGCGACCGCCGCTCGGTGATGATCTCGCTGACCGACAAGGGCCGCGCCCTGATCGAGACGGCGCTGCCCGACGTGTATCAGGAAACCTCGGCCCTGTACGAGGGGTTCACGGACGAAGAGCTGCAAGTACTCGACAAGCTGTACATGCGCCAGTTGCGCAACCTGAACAATCTCAACAACCAGAACTGATAGCCTATCGATGACGCCAGCCACAGCAACAACACCTACATCTGGCGCCCTGACGCGGGCGGCCCATTGGCTGGCGCTGGCGCTGCAGGACTGGCGCACGACGGAAGGCGAACGCTGGATCTACGTCGGCAAGACCCTCATCGCGTCGTTCTGCGCCCTGTGGCTGGCCTACCGCCTGGGCCTCGATTCGCCCAGCACGGCGATGACCACCACCATCATCCTGGCCCTGCCCAGCAGCGGCATGGTGCTGGAAAAAGCTTTTACCGCCTGTGCGGTACCCTGCTGGGATGCACGGCCGCGCTGACCCTGATCGGCCTGTTCCCGCAGCAGCCCGTGCTGCTGTTCGCCGGCCTGGCCCTGTGGGTGGGCCTGTGCACGAGCGGCTCGGCCCTGCACCGCAACGCGCAGTCGTACGTGTACGTGCTGGCCGGCTACACGGCCTGCATGATCGTGTTGCCCGCCATCGAGCAGCCGATGCAGGTGTTCGCGCTGGCCGTCACGCGCGTGGCCGAAGTGAGCCTGGGCATCATCTGCTCGGCAGCCGTGTCCAGCGTGCTGCTGCCGCGCCACCAGGGCACGCAGGTGATGCGAACGGTGCAGGCACGCTACGGCAAATTCCTCTCCTTTTGCCAGGACGTGCTGCAGCAAAATCTCACGCCGGCACAGGTGGAACTGACGCATTTGCAGTTTGCCGCCGACGTGGCGGCGCTGGAACTGGGCCGCTCGGCCGCCCTGTTCGAAGTCACCAGCAAAGTGAGCCACGTGCGCGCGCAAAACCGCAAGCTGCATGCCTTCAACGCCACCTTCATGACGGCGCTGACCACCTTCTATACCTTCCACCGCCTGTTCGACCGCCTGCAGCGCGATGGCGAGACCCAGGTCATGCAGGCCTGCGCGCCCCTGTACGCCATCGTCGCCGAAGCGCTGCAAACCACGCCTTCGCAAGACTCGCTCGACACCATGCAGCAGCATCTGCAAACGGCGCTGGGCCAGGCGCGCATGGACATCGATAGCGCGACCATCGTGCATGCGCAGCGCATCGATTTCGACACCGTCTGCGAACTGCTGGAACGCTTCGCGCGCGACATGAGCCGCTTTCATGAAGTGTATTTCAGCCTGGTGCACGATACGCCGCTCGATGTGAGCACGCCGCAGGCGTATGCGCCGAAGACGCCGCCCGCGCTGGTGATCGCCAGCGGCGCGCGCGCCGGCATCAGCCTGGCCCTGCTGGCCCTGGGCGCCTACTTCCTGGCCTGGCCCTACGCCAGCACGGCGATGCTGATGGCGGCCGTGTTCTGCGCGCTGGCCTCATCCTCGCCGCGCCCCATCATGATGGTCCGCCAGGTGCTGGCAGGCTTCCTCATCGCCATGCCGCTGTCGCTCGTTTGCGTGTATTTCGTGCTGGTGCACGGAGACGGCTTTCCCATGCTGGTACTGAGCTTTGCGCCGTTCCTGGCCGTCGGCCTGTATCTGATGACGAATCCGGCCAAGCTGGGCGTGGGCCTGGGCGTGTCGACCTTCATCACGCAGATGGCGCCGACGAATCTGATGCACGTCGACGGCGCGGCTTTTCTCAACACGGGCATGGCCCTGATCGTCGGCCTGATGCTGGCCGCCCTCGTGTTTGCCGTGCTGCTGCCCGAGCACACGATGGGCCACAAGGACCATATCGGCCCGGCCCTGTGGCGTGAAGCACTGCATGCGTGCACGGCGCCCGCGCGGCGCGTGAAACACCGTTTCGACAACCGCGTGCGCGACTTGCTCAGCCAGCTCAATGCGGCGGCCGGACCGGCGCCGGGTGTCGCCACGCGCGCCGTCGTGCGCCAGGCCTTGACCCTGCTGGAAATCGGCCACTCGGTGATCGAATTGCGCGAACTGATTGCGACCGCCCGGCCAGGCGCCACGCGCCACGCGCTGCAGCAGTGCGTGGACCACATCGCCACCTGGCTGCGCACGCGCAGCGACACGGCATTGCAGGCGGCGCTGGCGGCCACCCTGCAGGCGGGCGCCGTGGTGCGCGCGGCGCAGACGGAAGCGGGTGCGACACCAGAACGCAAGCAGGAGCAAGACCTGCGCCTGCAGACGGCATTGGCCGACCTGCATTCAATCTACACTTCATTGCTCGACCATATGGCGCCTGGCGCCGGAGACTCCCATGCCGCGTGAATTCGCCCTGTTCGGAATTCTGATTCCTACCCTGCTGCCCCTGTTCATCCTCAGCATCGGCCTGCAAACCCTGCTTGACCGCGTGCTGGGCTGGCTGGGCGTGTACCGCATGGTGTGGCACCCGTCGCTGGCGCGGCTGTGCATCTTCATCGCCATCTTCGGCGCGCTGGCTTTATCGCTGTACAAATAACGCTCAAATAAAAAAAATGTTCAATCCAATCAAGGAAGGGCTGCCGACATGGTAACCAAACTGACCCGCTATGCCATCACCCTGCTGCTATTGGCCGCAGCCCTCTGGATAGGCAAGACCGTCTGGGACCGCTACATGGAGTCGCCGTGGACGCGCGACGGCCGCATCAAGGCCGATATCGTCAACATCAGCGCCGACGTGGCCGGCACCGTCACGGACGTGCTGGTGCGCGACAACCAGGTGGTGCAAAAGGGAGATATCCTGTTCGTCGTCGACAAGGAACGCTATGCGAGCGCGCTGGCGCAAGCCGACGCCGTGCTGGCCGCGCAAAAGACGGAACAGGGCCGCCGCGGCAAGGAAGCGCAGCGCCGCGCCAATCTCGACGCCAGCATCATCTCGACGGAAAGCCGCGAAAGCGCGGCGTTCGCCGCCAGCTCGGCCTCGTCGCAGGTGCAGGCGGCGCTGGCCGCCCGCGCGCTGGCGCAATTGAACCTGGAACGCACCACCGTGCGCGCCCCCGTCAGCGGCTACGTGACGAACCTGAACGTGCACAAGGGCGATTTCGCTGCCGTCGGCGCGGCCAAGCTGGCCGTCATCGACAGCGCCTCGTACTATGTCGTCGGCTATTTCGAAGAGACCAAGCTGGGCATGCTGGCGCAGGACGACAAGGCGGAAATGAATCTGATGAGCGGCGGCACCCTGCATGGCCATATCGAGAGCATCGCGCGCGGCATCACCGACCGCGACGCCGCCACGGGCCGTGAACTGCTGGCCGACGTCAATCCCACCTTCAACTGGGTGCGCCTGGCGCAGCGCGTGCCCGTGCGCATCCACATCGACGAACAGCCGAAGGGGCAACTGCTGGTGGCCGGCACCACCTGCACCGTGGTGATCACGCCACATTCGGCACCCCAGCCAGCGCCTGCTTCCAGGCCAGCGCTCGCGCACCCGGCATGAGCCGCGGCGGCGCCGGGCGCCTGGCGGAAATCGCCCTGTTCCTCGACGCCGCAATGCTGGGCAGCTTTTCCGCCGCCGGCCGCAAGCACGGCCTGTCGCCGGCCGCCGCCAGCGCCGCCATCGCGCGCCTGGAAACGGCGCTGGGCGTCACCCTGTTCGAACGCACCACGCGCCAGCTGCGCCTGACGGAAGAAGGCCAGCACTACCGCCACTACAGCGAACAGGCGCTGGACTTGCTGGCGCAGGCGGAAGACGGCTTGCATGCGGGCGGCGGCGCCGTGCACGGCATCGTGCGCATCTCGGCGCCGTCCGACATCGGCCGCCTGCTGCTGCTGCCCATGCTCGACCGCTTTGCCGCGCTGCACCCGCAGGTGCGCCATGCGCTGACCCTGACGGACGCCACGGCCAACCTGGTGCAGGACGACATCGACCTGGCCATCCGCTACGGCGAGCTGCCCGACAGCGAGATGGTGGCGCGCCTGCTGCATCCGGGCCGGCGCGTCGTGTGCGTGGCGCCCGCGCTGGCCGCCAAGGTCGGCGTGCCGGCCGTGCCGCGCGACCTGGCGTCGCTGCCCACCCTCGTGCTCACGACGGGCGATGGCGCGCCGCAGGAATGGCGCTACCGTGAAGAGGGCAAGCGCCACAGCCTGCGCCTGCAGGGGGACTGGCACAGCAACGACGGCGAAATCATCCGCCGCTGGGCCGTGGCCGGCCATGGCTATGCCTACAAATCCCTGCTCGACATCGCTGATGACCTGCGCGCGGGGCGCTTGCAAACGGTGCTCGACGATTACTTTGCCGATAGCGTCCCCCTGAACCTGCTGTACCGGCGCAGCCGCTTCCAGCCGCCGCGCATCGCCCTGCTGGCCGACTTCCTGCTGCGGCAGTTCGCCGCCCTGCCGGCGCACGCCTAGCGGACCAGCATCAGGGCGGCAGCACGCCCAGCTGGCGCAGCAGGGTCAGATTGTCTTCCAGGTGCCAGTTGTCGCTGATGCGCCCCTGCGCATTGACCTTGTACAAATCAAACGCATGAAAATCGATGGCCTGGCCCTGCCCCTGCAAGGGGCCCTGCGGCGTGGGGAAGACGCCCGTGAAGCGGCCCGTGAAATGCAGCCGCAGGCTGACCCGGTCGCCGGCCACCAGCATGTCGTCGATGGCCACCTGCAAGTCCGGCACGGCCGCGTGAAAGACTTGCGAGGCTTGCAGCGGGCCGGCCAGTCCCTGCGGGCGGCCGTCGGGCAAGGTGCGGTCGATAAAATCCTCGGCCAGCGCCAGGCGCGCCAGGGCCGGGTCGCCGCTCTGCCAGAACGCGGCATAGCGGCGCGCGGCCAGCGCCACCCTGGCGTCGACTTTGGCGCCGGACAGGTGGGCCGGCATGGGCAGGTTGGCGGCGGCATGGGCCGGCGCGGCGGCCAGCAGCGACAGGGCCAGGATGACGGGAGCAATAACAGGTGCGGGCATGGTAAATCCAGGTTGGTTGATCGGCGTGCGCATGGCACATCGCCATTCTGGACTCGCTTGCCACATTTGATAATTAGCCCAGCGCTTGAAGCAATTGCTTGCAGCAGTTGAAAATAAGTTGAAAATCAGCGGCCGCCTGCCACGTCGAGGATGCTGCCCGTCACATACGTCGCGCCCGGCCCCAGCAGGTACAGGATGGCGTCGGCGATTTCTTCCGGCTGGCCGCCCCGCTGCATCGGCACGCCGGACGCCAGGCGCGACACCCGTCCCGGCTCGCCACCGGAAGCGTGGATGTCCGTGTAGATGATGCCGGGCCGCACGCCGTTGACGCGTATGCCCTCGGCCGCCACTTCCTTCGCCAGTCCCATGGTCAAGGTATCGACGGCGCCTTTCGAGGCCGCGTAATCGATGTATTCTCCCGGGGAGCCGATGCGCGCGGCCACCGACGAAACATTCACGATGCGCCCGCCCTGCCCGCCGTTGGCCGTCGACATGCGCCGCACGGCTTGCTGGCAGCACAGGAAATAACTGATCACGTTGGTGCGCAGCACGCGCTCGAGGCGCTGCGCGGAAATGTCGACGAGCCGGCATTTCTGTTCCAGCACGCCCACATTGTTGACCAGCGCCGTGAGCGTGCCCAGGCGCGCATCGACTTCGCCAAACAAACGCGCCACGTCGGCTTCATCGCCCACGTCGGCCTGCACGGCGATGGCCTCGCCCCCGCCAGCCACGATGCGCGCGCACAGCTCATCGGCAGCCTGTGCCTCGCGCACATAGTTGACGCAGACGGCATAGCCCTGGCGCGCCGCCAACAGCGCCGTCGCCGCGCCGATGCCGCGGCTGCTGCCGGTAATCAAGATCACTTCCTTCATTGTCCCTCCTCGATGGTTGTGACTGCATCATACGCGGACGAAAAAAAACCCGCGCAAGGCGGGTTTTTTCAAGCGTTCGGCTAAGGCCTGAAATGTGTCATGGCATACGTCAAGTGCTGCCACCAGTGCTCGCGCGACTGCACGGACGCCAGGCATTTCGCGTCGACCTCGTTCTTGAACGCGGGGTCCACGCAAGCCTTGGTGACCAGCGCATTGCGCTGGTTTTCCACGTTGACGACGGCAAGCGCCAGCCACGCCACGAGGGCGAGGGCCAGTACGCACAAGGTCCAGGGCAGCTGTTTCATGATGTCTCCGCTTACTTCTTCGCTGGCGCGGGAGCGCGCTCTTTCAGGACGCGCGCCACCAGTTCATCCATCACGCGCAGGGTCGCTGTCTGAGTCTGCGGCTCGGACTGGCCCGGACGCGACAGCTGCGCCGGCGACGTGACGAAACGGCCATCGATGACGATGGTCGGCGCACTGTCGATCTTGCTGGCAGTGATCAGCTGCTCGTTGCGTT
It encodes the following:
- a CDS encoding efflux transporter outer membrane subunit; translation: MSLHRRLLAASLILALSACADMGHIAPQSALLDANKLQASQAMDAAASAAIQWPRTQWWQDLHDPQLNRLMDQALADSPTLRGAQARVRQAEALAGAAEDKTRPQADAAVSINRELYSQHGSTPAPLAGNYAWRNQATVTASYDLDLWGRNRAALSAALGDVQMASAESQMARLALETALVRTYIQLSYEFQLQDVIERSLAQRARILDITRQRKAAGIGTDIDVAQIETTLPAGRRQLEQSAESLALLRNQLAALAGKGPAAGAALTRPVLRLDQPLAIPAALPADLIGRRPDIAAQRWRVEAAAQRIDAAKAEFYPNVNLVAFAGFQAFGFSHFLDANSQIRGASPALSLPIFAGARLRAQLGSQTAVYDGAVEQYNATVINAMSDVANAVTKAQSLARQHQLTVQALATAQRARDLAEKAYKAGMSDAINMLNTQVALLAEEQQQAQNGARELELYVSLMNALGGGI
- a CDS encoding MarR family transcriptional regulator, whose translation is MELMRLLRMTYHIQKGMKDLTNAALKKHDLVDASYMVLAVLYGTDDETSNACTLGMACHEKPANLTRVCNDLETRGLIHRGTRPGDRRSVMISLTDKGRALIETALPDVYQETSALYEGFTDEELQVLDKLYMRQLRNLNNLNNQN
- a CDS encoding DUF1656 domain-containing protein; the encoded protein is MPREFALFGILIPTLLPLFILSIGLQTLLDRVLGWLGVYRMVWHPSLARLCIFIAIFGALALSLYK
- a CDS encoding efflux RND transporter periplasmic adaptor subunit — protein: MVTKLTRYAITLLLLAAALWIGKTVWDRYMESPWTRDGRIKADIVNISADVAGTVTDVLVRDNQVVQKGDILFVVDKERYASALAQADAVLAAQKTEQGRRGKEAQRRANLDASIISTESRESAAFAASSASSQVQAALAARALAQLNLERTTVRAPVSGYVTNLNVHKGDFAAVGAAKLAVIDSASYYVVGYFEETKLGMLAQDDKAEMNLMSGGTLHGHIESIARGITDRDAATGRELLADVNPTFNWVRLAQRVPVRIHIDEQPKGQLLVAGTTCTVVITPHSAPQPAPASRPALAHPA
- a CDS encoding LysR substrate-binding domain-containing protein: MSRGGAGRLAEIALFLDAAMLGSFSAAGRKHGLSPAAASAAIARLETALGVTLFERTTRQLRLTEEGQHYRHYSEQALDLLAQAEDGLHAGGGAVHGIVRISAPSDIGRLLLLPMLDRFAALHPQVRHALTLTDATANLVQDDIDLAIRYGELPDSEMVARLLHPGRRVVCVAPALAAKVGVPAVPRDLASLPTLVLTTGDGAPQEWRYREEGKRHSLRLQGDWHSNDGEIIRRWAVAGHGYAYKSLLDIADDLRAGRLQTVLDDYFADSVPLNLLYRRSRFQPPRIALLADFLLRQFAALPAHA
- a CDS encoding ester cyclase, with protein sequence MPAPVIAPVILALSLLAAAPAHAAANLPMPAHLSGAKVDARVALAARRYAAFWQSGDPALARLALAEDFIDRTLPDGRPQGLAGPLQASQVFHAAVPDLQVAIDDMLVAGDRVSLRLHFTGRFTGVFPTPQGPLQGQGQAIDFHAFDLYKVNAQGRISDNWHLEDNLTLLRQLGVLPP
- a CDS encoding SDR family oxidoreductase is translated as MKEVILITGSSRGIGAATALLAARQGYAVCVNYVREAQAADELCARIVAGGGEAIAVQADVGDEADVARLFGEVDARLGTLTALVNNVGVLEQKCRLVDISAQRLERVLRTNVISYFLCCQQAVRRMSTANGGQGGRIVNVSSVAARIGSPGEYIDYAASKGAVDTLTMGLAKEVAAEGIRVNGVRPGIIYTDIHASGGEPGRVSRLASGVPMQRGGQPEEIADAILYLLGPGATYVTGSILDVAGGR